The following coding sequences lie in one Mucilaginibacter sp. KACC 22773 genomic window:
- a CDS encoding BlaI/MecI/CopY family transcriptional regulator, translating into MEKLSKQEEEAMQAVWQCEVGFIKDFLDQMEEPKPPYTTLASTIKNLERKGFLQSEKMGNSLRYSAAIKEEEYKKRFMSGFVNDYFQNSYKDLVTFFAKDKKLSAKDLQEIIKLIEKQ; encoded by the coding sequence ATGGAGAAATTATCAAAACAAGAGGAAGAAGCCATGCAGGCGGTATGGCAATGCGAGGTGGGTTTTATAAAAGATTTTCTTGACCAGATGGAGGAACCCAAGCCGCCATATACCACGCTGGCGTCAACCATAAAAAACCTGGAGCGAAAAGGATTTTTGCAAAGCGAAAAAATGGGCAACTCCCTGCGCTACAGCGCGGCCATTAAAGAGGAAGAATACAAAAAACGTTTTATGAGTGGTTTTGTGAACGATTACTTCCAAAACTCCTACAAAGACCTGGTTACCTTTTTCGCTAAGGATAAAAAGCTAAGCGCCAAAGACCTGCAAGAGATCATTAAACTGATTGAAAAACAATAA
- a CDS encoding M56 family metallopeptidase, with protein MPALFVFLLKVNIALLLFCAGYYLVLRHLTFYTLNRVYLLAAILFASIYPQINLSDFIQRHQQLARPVQQVVINWQAPAQALAKTVDKPGYWAYVELIFWAGAALLAIRLFVQLFSLYRLYKNSKPATIGNHQVRLMDKDAAPFSFWQSIFVNPANHEPADLKAILLHEQVHVNQWHTADILLAELSSIFYWFNPGIWLMKRAIRENIEFITDQKILKKGIDSKTYQYSLVSVSFNNTQPGIVNHFNLSTIKKRIIMMNAKRSSKINLTRYVFMVPVVVGLLLVFSISKADFVKKSDAFKSITILSNNVGNAVGINKLAATIKLILPGKDENKTPANTAKGKTDDDNTTSTVFYLDGVQVSNANSFADNTESIDYLTATDAKKYFNVGDSNHAVAFATRKNSAAGKALREKIAQLVAAGKIKINSVNKGAIEHVNAKVNFILKDMVNADTTKRAFAIHINGNDSVMYYINGKKGDIKNVNPDDILSVNVFKNSDAAQLVDDKVADNVGLVFITTKNSAEGLKFKEKLDKYKGTTGAGFATVMDFSPAHTKGRVDKVFIRDMKIAGDTLKDANGKTKRIYYAYTVNSADPVVVGKVKGLSKVTVSAKSTKALKSNLKIDDVTSIAGAADDNDDAEPITVTGTGLSGVRATKRVAGSAAASGATMVTRWDSKPIRKNIVVKGNAITLNSTTPMDTIVMMTADGDPVTMVDSKNGINATATKILRIRPRNDDKASPLILVDGKEVTQGEFKNLNQNDIKNISVLKNDAATDKKYGEKAKQGVIVIELKKKK; from the coding sequence ATGCCAGCACTGTTTGTTTTTTTGCTTAAAGTAAATATTGCCCTGTTGTTGTTTTGCGCCGGTTATTACCTGGTATTAAGGCACCTTACGTTTTATACCCTTAACCGCGTTTACCTGCTTGCAGCTATATTGTTTGCCAGCATTTACCCCCAAATAAACCTGTCGGATTTTATACAGCGCCACCAGCAATTGGCCCGGCCTGTTCAGCAGGTAGTTATAAACTGGCAGGCGCCCGCGCAAGCCCTGGCAAAAACAGTTGATAAGCCCGGTTACTGGGCTTATGTTGAGCTTATATTTTGGGCAGGAGCAGCCTTGCTGGCCATCCGCTTGTTTGTGCAGCTGTTTTCGTTGTACCGTTTATATAAAAATTCCAAGCCTGCTACCATTGGCAACCACCAGGTTAGGCTGATGGATAAAGATGCTGCGCCATTCTCATTCTGGCAAAGCATCTTTGTTAACCCGGCCAACCATGAGCCTGCCGATTTAAAGGCAATTTTACTGCACGAGCAGGTGCACGTAAACCAATGGCACACGGCCGATATTTTGCTGGCCGAACTAAGCAGCATTTTTTATTGGTTTAACCCGGGAATTTGGCTCATGAAAAGGGCTATTCGCGAAAATATAGAATTTATAACCGATCAAAAGATCCTTAAAAAAGGCATCGACAGCAAAACTTACCAGTATAGCCTGGTATCGGTAAGTTTTAATAACACGCAACCTGGCATTGTAAACCATTTCAATTTATCAACCATTAAAAAACGTATCATCATGATGAACGCCAAACGATCTTCAAAAATAAACCTCACCCGGTACGTGTTCATGGTGCCTGTTGTAGTTGGGCTATTGTTGGTTTTTAGTATTTCAAAAGCCGATTTTGTAAAAAAGAGCGATGCTTTTAAATCGATAACCATATTATCAAATAATGTAGGTAATGCCGTGGGCATAAATAAGCTGGCTGCCACCATAAAATTGATTTTGCCTGGTAAGGACGAAAATAAAACCCCTGCAAACACAGCCAAAGGTAAAACTGATGATGATAATACCACCAGCACTGTATTTTATTTGGATGGTGTACAGGTATCAAATGCCAATAGCTTTGCCGATAATACTGAAAGTATAGATTACCTTACAGCAACTGACGCCAAAAAATATTTTAATGTGGGCGATAGCAACCATGCAGTGGCCTTTGCGACAAGGAAAAACTCAGCGGCAGGTAAAGCCCTGAGAGAAAAGATAGCACAACTGGTAGCCGCAGGCAAGATTAAGATAAACAGCGTTAATAAGGGGGCTATTGAGCATGTGAATGCCAAAGTGAATTTTATTTTAAAAGATATGGTAAACGCCGATACCACCAAACGGGCTTTTGCTATCCATATCAATGGAAACGACTCGGTTATGTATTACATTAACGGTAAAAAAGGAGATATCAAAAATGTAAATCCCGATGATATACTTAGTGTTAATGTATTTAAAAACAGCGATGCTGCACAGCTTGTTGATGATAAAGTGGCAGATAATGTAGGGCTGGTATTTATTACCACAAAAAACTCGGCCGAGGGCTTAAAATTTAAAGAAAAGCTGGATAAATATAAGGGCACAACAGGTGCCGGGTTTGCTACAGTTATGGATTTTAGCCCCGCTCATACAAAAGGCCGCGTTGATAAAGTTTTTATAAGGGATATGAAAATTGCCGGTGATACTTTAAAGGATGCAAACGGCAAAACAAAACGTATTTATTACGCTTATACGGTTAACTCTGCCGATCCCGTAGTAGTAGGTAAGGTTAAAGGCCTCAGCAAAGTAACCGTATCGGCCAAATCCACAAAGGCACTTAAATCTAACCTGAAGATAGATGATGTCACCTCGATTGCAGGCGCTGCGGATGATAACGACGATGCTGAACCCATTACGGTAACAGGCACAGGGTTAAGTGGTGTAAGGGCCACCAAAAGGGTGGCGGGTAGTGCTGCGGCTTCGGGCGCTACAATGGTTACCAGATGGGACAGCAAGCCAATTCGTAAAAACATAGTGGTAAAAGGTAATGCCATTACCTTAAATAGTACCACACCAATGGATACCATTGTGATGATGACAGCCGATGGTGATCCGGTAACTATGGTTGATAGCAAAAATGGAATAAATGCTACCGCAACTAAAATTTTGCGGATACGCCCCCGGAATGACGACAAGGCAAGCCCGCTGATTTTGGTAGATGGTAAAGAGGTTACCCAGGGCGAGTTCAAAAACCTAAATCAAAATGATATCAAAAATATAAGCGTGCTTAAAAACGATGCCGCCACAGACAAAAAATACGGCGAAAAAGCCAAACAAGGTGTGATTGTTATTGAGTTGAAGAAGAAAAAGTGA
- the pdxH gene encoding pyridoxamine 5'-phosphate oxidase, translating into MNEQELQNLRQEYSAATLLENSTKADPMNQFEQWFNEALAAKLPEPNVMTLATATTNGKPSARIVLLKGVNKEGFMFYTNYLSRKGKEITKNPHGAITFFWGELERQVRIEGTLEKLGKEESERYFHSRPVDSQIGALVSPQSQEIEDRKVLEDKQTQLTAEYEGKEIPKPSYWGGYILKPQLVEFWQGRPSRLHDRILYKKTDKKTWKKVRLAP; encoded by the coding sequence ATGAACGAGCAGGAACTACAAAATTTAAGGCAGGAGTATTCTGCCGCCACTTTATTGGAAAACAGCACCAAGGCCGACCCGATGAACCAGTTTGAACAATGGTTTAACGAAGCGCTGGCCGCAAAATTGCCCGAACCTAACGTCATGACGCTGGCTACGGCAACTACAAACGGAAAGCCATCGGCCCGGATTGTTTTGCTGAAAGGTGTTAATAAAGAGGGGTTTATGTTTTATACCAATTACCTGAGCCGCAAGGGTAAAGAAATTACCAAAAACCCGCATGGCGCCATTACCTTTTTTTGGGGCGAACTGGAACGCCAGGTGCGTATTGAGGGTACATTGGAGAAATTGGGCAAGGAAGAATCTGAACGATATTTTCACTCGCGCCCTGTAGATAGCCAGATAGGTGCATTGGTATCGCCGCAAAGCCAGGAAATTGAAGACAGGAAAGTGCTTGAAGATAAACAAACCCAGCTTACAGCCGAATACGAAGGCAAAGAAATTCCGAAGCCATCATACTGGGGAGGATACATTTTAAAGCCACAGCTTGTAGAGTTTTGGCAGGGCAGGCCAAGCAGGCTGCATGACCGTATCCTTTACAAGAAAACCGATAAAAAAACCTGGAAAAAAGTACGTTTGGCCCCATGA
- a CDS encoding NADH-quinone oxidoreductase subunit C — protein MMFNDIKLLLIQKFGEAVIAGEETGGLQPALLINPDDIDRVCLELRNNPKTYFDFLSSISGLHYNDETNRYGVVYHLASIPYKTQLTLKISKPHDRESDQLPEFKSITAIYRTADWHEREAYDLLGIFFTNHPDLRRILLPDDWDGFPLRKDYKTAEYYKGIKID, from the coding sequence ATGATGTTTAACGACATTAAATTATTACTTATCCAAAAATTTGGCGAGGCTGTTATTGCCGGCGAAGAAACCGGCGGCCTGCAGCCTGCCTTGCTAATTAATCCCGACGATATTGACAGGGTATGCCTGGAGCTGCGTAATAACCCCAAAACGTATTTCGATTTTTTGTCGAGCATCAGCGGGCTGCATTATAACGATGAAACTAATCGCTACGGCGTGGTTTATCACCTTGCATCTATTCCGTATAAAACCCAGCTTACCCTGAAGATAAGCAAGCCCCATGACCGGGAAAGCGACCAGTTACCCGAATTTAAAAGCATCACCGCCATATACCGCACTGCCGACTGGCACGAACGCGAAGCTTATGACCTGTTAGGTATCTTTTTTACCAACCATCCCGACCTGCGCCGCATTTTATTACCTGATGACTGGGATGGTTTCCCGTTACGTAAGGATTATAAGACGGCCGAGTATTATAAGGGAATTAAGATAGATTAG